From a single Pempheris klunzingeri isolate RE-2024b chromosome 2, fPemKlu1.hap1, whole genome shotgun sequence genomic region:
- the LOC139213942 gene encoding rab GDP dissociation inhibitor beta gives MQEYDIIVLGTGLKECVLSGLMSQSGKKVLHIDKNPYYGGESASIPSLGELYKKFKVPGPDKSMGHGKEWNIDLIPKFFLSSGELVKILMHTEVTRFVDFKVVEGSYVYKAGKLHKVPGTEEEAQASDLMGMFDKRRFKKLLLFVLNFDESSPRTYHDMDPKKTTTRDFFCHFDLGLDVMEFTGHAIALHSGESYLDQPCLETITRLKLYAESLSRHNTSPYLYPVYGLGELPQGFARLSAEYGGTFLLNRPVAEIVMENGKVKAVKSEGKLFHCKQLICDPTYVPNRVRKVGRVIRVICLLNHPVKNTHEAKSCQIIIPQTQFNRKSDIYISVVSYAHNVASDGVYIATVSTLAETSNPEKEVQPGLELLEPIMQKFVSVRSLLVPNDDGRKSQIFISRSYDATNHFEAECVDIKDMYHRITGSQLFGGGSQRHQSHTSDDD, from the exons ATGCAGGAATATGATATTATTGTGCTTGGTACTGGACTTAAG GAATGTGTCCTCTCTGGTTTAATGTCTCAAAGTGGGAAAAAGGTCCTTCACATTGACAAGAATCCTTACTATGGCGGAGAGAGTGCATCCATTCCTTCCCTTGGGGAG CTGTACAAGAAGTTTAAGGTTCCAGGCCCTGATAAGTCTATGGGCCATGGAAAAGAGTGGAACATTGACCTTATCCCCAAATTTTTTCTTTCCAGTG GTGAACTGGTGAAAATCTTGATGCACACTGAGGTTACTCGGTTCGTGGACTTCAAAGTCGTTGAAGGCAGCTATGTATACAAAGCAGGCAAACTGCACAAAGTCCCCGGGACAGAGGAAGAAGCCCAGGCTTCAG aTCTGATGGGCATGTTTGACAAGAGAAGGTtcaagaagctgctgctcttcGTCCTGAACTTTGACGAGAGTAGCCCTCGGACCTACCACGACATGGATCCTAAGAAAACCACCACACGGGACTTCTTCTGCCATTTTGACCTGGGACTAGATGTCATGGAGTTCACGGGTCACGCCATCGCCTTACACAGCGGCGAGAG TTACCTGGACCAGCCGTGTTTGGAAACCATCACACGGCTCAAGCTGTACGCCGAGTCTCTGTCCCGCCACAACACCAGTCCATACCTCTACCCGGTGTACGGGCTGGGTGAATTACCACAAGGATTCGCTAG ATTGAGTGCAGAGTACGGAGGAACTTTCCTGCTGAACAGGCCGGTGGCTGAGATTGTGATGGAAAACGGCAAAGTGAAAGCTGTGAAATCTGAGGGGAAG cTGTTCCACTGTAAACAGCTCATCTGCGACCCCACCTACGTTCCGAATCGAGTGAGGAAAGTGGGGCGTGTGATAAGAGTCATCTGTTTATTAAATCATCCAGTTAAAAATACCCATGAGGCCAAGTCCTGTCAAATCATCATCCCTCAAACACAATTCAACAGGAAATCAg ATATTTACATATCTGTAGTGTCCTATGCCCATAATGTGGCCTCAGACGGGGTGTACATCGCCACTGTGAGCACGCTTGCAGAAACCAGCAACCCAGAGAAAGAAGTTCAACCAGGGCTGGAGCTTCTTGAGCCCATCATGCAAAA ATTTGTTTCAGTCAGAAGCCTGCTAGTTCCCAATGATGATGGAAGAAAGAGTCAG ATTTTTATCTCCCGCTCATATGATGCAACGAACCACTTTGAGGCCGAATGTGTGGACATCAAAGACATGTATCACCGGATCACAGGATCACAGCTCTTCGGAGGAGGATCACAGAGACACCAATCTCACACGTCTGATGATGACTGA
- the ndufaf3 gene encoding NADH dehydrogenase [ubiquinone] 1 alpha subcomplex assembly factor 3, which produces MATAVCARFLLQRSAQGFLFSSRAAPAFSSPFLCRAHRLGPSDDEIYQRTTVSIMQKELGSGAMIQSYSSHGFNIDGNRVFGPCAVLPPAILQWNVGSHKDITEESVSLFHLLEPRIEILVLGTGARVERINPSVLALLKSKGIAVEVQDTPNACATFNFLTSERRVAAAGLIPPPVSTALEVTE; this is translated from the exons ATGGCCACTGCGGTGTGCGCCAGATTCCTCCTTCAGAGATCAGCTCAAGggtttctcttctcctccaggGCAGCGCCCGCTTTCTCCAG TCCATTTCTGTGTCGTGCACATAGATTGGGCCCCAGTGATGATGAAATTTACCAGCGTACCACAGTGTCCATCATGCAGAAGGAGCTGGGCAGCGGGGCCATGATCCAGTCCTACAGTTCCCACGGATTCAACATTGATGGCAACAGGGTGTTTGGGCCCTGTGCAGTGCTGCCTCCTGCGATCCTCCAGTGGAAC GTTGGAAGTCATAAAGACATCACAGAAGAAAGTGTCTCACTTTTCCATTTGCTTGAACCAAGAATag AGATTCTAGTGCTGGGCACAGGCGCACGGGTTGAACGAATCAACCCCTCAGTTCTTGCTCTGCTCAAGAGTAAAGGCATCGCTGTGGAGGTGCAAGACACG CCAAATGCGTGTGCAACCTTCAACTTCCTGACTAGTGAGCGAAGAGTGGCAGCCGCTGGTCTGATCCCTCCACCTGTCAGCACCGCACTGGAGGTGACAGAGTAA
- the LOC139213932 gene encoding cytokine-inducible SH2-containing protein-like, with translation MVAVTISHQEERGGSCCPHPSPPPWDPAEDLRCITTTFQYLHTSGWYWGSISASEAREALLKKSEGTFLMRDSSHPQYMLALSVKTRCGPTSVRIEYSRGLFWLDSITPGLPHLQSFPDVLSLIQHYTGSGHAPQGQASSDIHPETKPDPAKHSAKDSGVPLRLKHPLHRPEAFSSLQHLTRLAINRHTKSRDQLPLPKPLLHYLQDYPFHI, from the exons aTGGTTGCAGTGACCATTTCCCATCAGGAGGAGCGAGGAGGTTCGTGTTGCCCACACCCTTCTCCTCCGCCGTGGGACCCAGCAGAGGACCTCCGCTGCATCACCACCACCTTCCAGTATCTACACACCTCAG GCTGGTACTGGGGTTCCATCTCGGCAAGTGAAGCTCGGGAGGCTCTGCTAAAAAAGTCTGAAGGCACGTTCCTCATGCGGGACAGCAGCCATCCTCAGTACATGCTGGCCCTGTCGGTGAAGACCCGCTGTGGACCTACTAGTGTGCGCATAGAGTACAGCAGGGGCTTGTTCTGGCTGGACTCCATTACCCCCGGCCTGCCTCACCTGCAGTCCTTCCCAGACGTGCTCAGCCTCATACAGCACTACACGGGCTCGGGCCACGCGCCGCAGGGCCAGGCGTCCAGTGACATCCATCCTGAAACAAAGCCTGACCCTGCCAAGCACTCAGCAAAGGACAGCGGAGTGCCTCTGAGGCTCAAGCACCCCCTGCATAGACCAGAGGCCTTCTCTTCTTTGCAGCACCTGACCCGCCTCGCCATCAATAGACACACGAAAAGCCGCGACCAGCTACCACTCCCAAAGCCTCTGCTGCACTACCTGCAGGACTACCCTTTCCACATATGA
- the LOC139218912 gene encoding transmembrane protein 43: protein MSSAQTFSGKDPNQHKRVSVKSNPGFLERLSETAGGTVVGVGLFFLSIYVLFTNEGRALQTALSLDEGLSQVVSLGAFSSLDLQNNNHLVHLSAQLHTAQPLYDPNYRVMVPAVKLRRQVEMYQWVEYRESKDYQEDGETKTETTYTYNTEWKSELINSRNFDKEIGHQNPSAMAVESVTVVAPEVKVGPFILSKGLVEQINNFETLSLRDFPAFNLDPFLSIDDDYFYHTQHPRRPEVGDVRVRFSFAGLTDETSRLGAPQTVSIVAMQRGEQLMPFKTKSGDPLEILYLEELSAEEVFAKEHQYNSMKTWGLRAAGWALMFLSIQLTMRIIYTLVDWVPILRELVAVGLKIFALCVSCSLSLLTIGVAWLYYRPLVAVALGALALLPVFLARSGLPAKKNE from the exons ATGTCTTCTGCACAGACA TTTTCAGGTAAAGACCCAAACCAACACAAGCGTGTGTCTGTAAAGTCCAACCCTGGATTCCTGGAGCGATTGAGTGAAACTGCAGGAGGAACAGTTGTTGGTGTCGgactgtttttcctctcaattTATGTTCTCTTCACCAATGAG GGACGGGCTCTGCAAACAGCATTGTCTCTGGATGAGGGGCTTTCTCAGGTTGTGTCATTGGGGGCTTTCTCCAGCCTCGACCTGCAGAACAACAACCACTTAGTTCATCTGTCTGCACAGCTGCACACCGCACAG cCCCTGTATGACCCCAACTACAGAGTGATGGTGCCGGCGGTGAagctgaggaggcaggtggagaTGTATCAGTGGGTAGAATACCGGGAGAGCAA AGACTACCAAGAGGACGGCGAGACCAAAACTGAGACGACATACACCTACA ACACCGAGTGGAAATCAGAGTTGATCAATAGTCGTAATTTTGATAAGGAAATCGGTCACCAGAACCCAAG TGCCATGGCGGTTGAGAGTGTCACCGTGGTGGCTCCTGAAGTCAAAGTCGGACCTTTCATTCTGTCTAAAG GCCTGGTGGAGCAGATCAATAACTTCGAGACACTGAGCTTGAGGGATTTTCCTGCCTTTAACTTGGACCCTTTTCTCAGCATTGATGACGATTATTTCTATCACACTCAACACCCACGCAGGCCAGAG gTCGGGGACGTACGTGTGAGATTCTCCTTCGCTGGACTGACCGATGAGACGTCTCGTCTCGGCGCGCCTCAGACT GTCAGTATTGTTGCCATGCAGAGAGGGGAGCAGCTGATGCCCTTTAAAACCAAGTCAGGAGACCCTCTGGAGATCCTGTACCTGGAGGAGCTCTCTGCAGag GAGGTTTTTGCAAAAGAGCATCAGTACAACAGTATGAAAACATGGGGACTGAGGGCTGCAGGCTGGGCCCTCATGTTCCTCAGTATTCAGCTGACCATGCGCATCATCTACACACTAG TGGACTGGGTTCCAATTCTCAGAGAACTCGTGGCTGTGGGGCTGAAGATCTTCGCCTTGTGcgtctcctgctctctgtctcttctcacCATCGGAGTAGCTTGGCTTTATTACCGACCATTAGTGGCTGTGGCTCTGGGAGCGCTAGCTCTGCTTCCAGTGTTCCTCGCCCGTTCAGGACTTCCAGCCAAGAAGAACGAGTGA
- the LOC139218923 gene encoding transforming protein RhoA, translating to MAAIRKKLVIVGDGACGKTCLLIVFSKDQFPEVYVPTVFENYVADIEVDSKQVELALWDTAGQEDYDRLRPLSYPDTDVILMCFSIDSPDSLENIPEKWTPEVKHFCPNVPIILVGNKKDLRNDEHTRRELAKMKQEPVKPEDGRDMANRIGAFGYMECSAKTKDGVREVFEMATRAALQARRGKKSSKCVLL from the exons ATGGCAGCAATCAGGAAAAAGCTGGTCATAGTGGGAGATGGAGCCTGTGGGAAGACCTGCCTGCTCATTGTGTTCAGTAAGGACCAGTTTCCAGAGGTCTACGTGCCCACAGTGTTTGAGAACTACGTTGCTGACATTGAAGTTGATAGCAAAcag GTCGAGTTAGCGCTCTGGGACACAGCAGGTCAAGAGGACTATGACAGACTGCGTCCGCTCTCCTATCCAGACACTGATGTCATTCTCATGTGCTTCTCCATCGACAGCCCTGACAGTCTTG AGAACATCCCTGAGAAGTGGACTCCTGAGGTGAAACACTTCTGTCCCAACGTTCCTATTATACTGGTGGGAAATAAAAAGGACCTGCGTAACGATGAGCACACCCGGAGGGAGCTTGCCAAAATGAAGCAG GAACCCGTGAAACCAGAGGACGGACGGGACATGGCTAACAGGATCGGTGCCTTCGGATACATGGAGTGCTCTGCAAAAACAAAGGATGGTGTGAGGGAAGTGTTCGAGATGGCCACCAGGGCTGCACTACAGGCCAGGCGGGGAAAGAAGAGCAGTAAATGTGTCCTACTGTAA
- the nckipsd gene encoding NCK-interacting protein with SH3 domain has product MYRSLYAFRSAEPNSLHFAAGESFLILERSNKHWWLGSRCSSGETGYIPASYIEKIQAPEQDEVLQSIDRAIEGIHNVALKNGGKYNLEQRDVLQKLIHHRKETLARRSSSSTGHKQGIPSSSSEISLSQTPPPPNGLNRDYGRQGSVPLSGSMDSMQGEQGFYQVPPQPRRAAPITPPPPEKQRNSRRPEPEVPSRGSSLPPSPAPSLSISTTSLDSGSSRSPVSSDVSLPSVSSTPPPPVPSRMKPPAPPLDMPSSDSPPQPAPAKKSPAPQPPQPTPPPQPAVEDQPESEWPVAPPSVAESPPGSPTTSEPVPLTIGAELIELVRKNTGLSYELSRVAVGVVVGHLQTALPQASSALEQVLLSLVESKDLSAALPQGQVCHDEQRLEVIFSDLARHRDDSQQRSWALHEDHSLIACYLEELLKILTDADPEVCKRMCKDNHSENVLSLVSYYQMEHRVSLRLLLLKVFGAMCSLDAALISTFLNSILPMELARDLQTDKQEHQKMCYTALVLTMIFSMGEQVPYHHYEHLNADFVQFLLGVVENGLPSDPTEQLPDIFLNLVLAFNLHHTAPSNNVIMQELKKKNVKILSEKVLLLLNRGDDPVCMFKHTPPAPHSVLKFLQDVFASQETANIFYSTDMMVMIDIAVRQISDLSPGDKLRMEYLSLMHSIMRSTDYLEHQHRLSDLQGALQRILREEEDPGEDEGNATAKQMDKLIVQQIYKEFPQICEN; this is encoded by the exons ATGTACCGGTCTCTGTACGCCTTCCGATCCGCGGAGCCCAACTCGCTGCACTTCGCGGCCGGAGAAAGCTTCCTAATCCTGGAGAGGAGCAACAAACACTGGTGGCTGGGCTCCCGCTGCAGCTCGGGGGAAACCGGCTACATCCCAGCCTCATATATCGAAAAAATACAG GCTCCAGAGCAGGATGAGGTGCTGCAGTCTATTGACAGAGCAATCGAAGGAATCCACAATGTGGCCTTAAAAAATGGAGGCAAATACAACCTGGAGCAGAGAGATGTTCTACA GAAGCTCATCCATCACAGAAAGGAGACGCTTGCGCGACGAAGTTCCTCGTCCACCGGCCACAAACAAGGCATCCCTTCCTCCAGCAGTGAAATATCTCTCAGTCAGACTCCTCCTCCACCCAACGGCCTTAACAGAGACTATGGTCGTCAGGGGAGCGTGCCGCTATCAGGAAGCATGGACAGTATGCAAGGAGAACAGGGCTTTtaccag GTGCCTCCTCAACCTCGTCGTGCGGCTCCAATCACCCCACCTCCCCCCGAGAAACAGCGAAACAGCCGACGTCCAG AGCCGGAGGTCCCCTCCAGaggctcctctctccctccttcccctgctccctccctctcaatCAGCACCACCTCTTTAGATTCTGGCTCCTCCCGCTCACCGGTCTCCTCCGATGTCAGTCTGCCAAGTGTGTCCagcaccccccctcctcccgtGCCATCCCGTATGAAGCCCCCTGCACCGCCTCTGGACATGCCTTCCTCTGACTCCCCTCCTCAGCCAGCTCCTGCAAAGAAAAGCCCGGCTCCACAGCCCCCCCagcccacccctcctcctcagcccgCCGTGGAGGACCAGCCAGAAAGTGAATGGCCTGTCGCCCCCCCATCTGTCGCTGAAAGCCCTCCTGGCAGCCCCACTACCTCTGAGCCGGTTCCCTTGACTATTGGGGCTGAACTGATCGAGCTGGTACGAAAGAACACGGGCTTGAGTTACGAGCTGTCGCGGGTCGCCGTCGGCGTGGTGGTTGGCCATCTGCAGACGGCTTTACCTCAGGCCTCCTCAGCTTTGGAGCAAGTACTCCTCTCGCTGGTGGAGAGCAAG GATTTGAGTGCAGCGCTGCCGCAGGGTCAGGTGTGTCACGACGAACAGAGGCTGGAGGTGATCTTCAGCGACCTCGCTCGCCACAGAGACGACTCCCAGCAGCGCAGCTGGGCGCTTCATGAAGACCACAGTCTCATCGCCTGCTACCtggaagagctgctgaagaTACTG actGATGCAGATCCAGAGGTGTGTAAGAGGATGTGCAAGGACAACCACTCTGAGAATGTGCTGTCTCTGGTTTCATATTATCAGATG GAGCATCGCGTGTCtctgcggctgctgctgctcaaagtGTTCGGGGCGATGTGCAGCCTGGATGCTGCTCTTATCTCCACCTTCCTCAACTCCATCCTCCCCATGGAGCTGGCCAGGGACCTACAGACTGACAAACAAG aACACCAGAAGATGTGCTACACAGCTTTGGTACTTACTATGATCTTCTCTATGGGGGAACAGGTGCCATATCATCATTACG AACACTTGAATGCAGACTTTGTTCAGTTCCTGCTGGGTGTGGTGGAGAACGGGCTTCCCTCTGATCCCACAGAGCAACTGCCTGACATCTTCCTGAACCTCGTGCTGGCCTTCAACCTGCACCACACAG CACCCAGCAACAATGTGATCATgcaggagctgaagaagaaaaatgtcaagATCCTGTCAGAgaaagtgctgctgcttttgaaCAGAGGCG ACGACCCCGTATGCATGTTCAAACACACCCCGCCTGCGCCGCACTCAGTGCTGAAGTTTCTGCAGGATGTTTTCGCCAGCCAAGAGACCGCTAACATCTTCTACAGTACcgacatgatggtgatgattgaCATCGCTGTGCGACAAATATCTGACCTGTCACCTGGAGACAAG CTGCGGATGGAGTATCTCTCTCTTATGCACTCCATAATGCGCTCGACGGACTACCTGGAGCACCAGCACCGCCTGTCCGACCTGCAGGGGGCACTGCAGAGGATTCTCAGGGAAGAGGAAGACCCAGGAGAGGACGAAGGGAACGCTACAGCGAAGCAGATGGATAAGCTAATTGTCCAACAAATCTACAAGGAGTTCCCACAAATCTGTGAGAATTAG